A region of the Lycium barbarum isolate Lr01 chromosome 1, ASM1917538v2, whole genome shotgun sequence genome:
AAGAGATTGGAGATTGGAATGTGCTCCCTTACTACTACACATCCCTCAGGGACATCTGCATGTAAAGTAGAATGCTAAAGCGTTCATCGAAGAGAAAATGTCTATATATGAGAGGTGAAGAAAGACTAGAGAAAAGAGGTTTTACGTCATTACCACTTGTAATAGGAAGTTTAGCTGTGGAATAAGGAGTTAGACCTTCCTTTTTATAGAATTGAACTTGATAGTCAATGGAAGCATTGTCAAACTTTGCAGCTGCCTTATTAGCTTCTGCTTCTACAAACACATCAAAGCGCCTATAATGCCTTGATATTGCAAAGCTGGCATTTTTTCTCCACAAGAACCTGATAGTGAAATACGAGTAAAAAAAGGTTTCAACTTTGCAGTTTTAAAGAACAACAAAAGCTCTGCATCACTATCTCAGCATTCAATTTAATAACCTTTTTATCAGAAGGGCAATCCCTTGATCAGTAAGATAGTTTCCTGTAATAAATACGGCTATTTAGCACTTCCTCACTTTTGCTTTAATATAAGTCACACTACAATAGCAATTTTCATGAATCACTTACTCAtcttttttgaaaataaaaattaTGTATGACTTCGTTAGTTTTTAAGGTGTCAAAAAATAGCCAAAGCATTGTTGAAGGCATCCACAAAGCGTTAGAGGAGATCATAACACAATCGTCACAATATCTACAATTTGGCAATACTGACATGCAACAGaaagatcaattttttttttttttgatattgtggTGTTCAGGCCAGCTTGCGTGCACTTCGACTAATTCCATGGGATACCTACCACCTCCCACCAAATAACAGGTACtaccaggtaactctgtccacctaGGCTAGGACAAacgggaagaaatcacctagtgttttacTCTCTGctaggatttgaacctgagacctcatggttctcaacccacttcgttgaccactaggccacacccttgggtgctagCAGAAAGATCATTTTTATATGAAAAAGATGATGGAAGAGCCCAGGCTAACAAATCTAGAGGTGACTAAATTTTTGGCAACAAACATTTAGCATTTCCAAAAACTTATTCTTTTTTATTACCTTTTCTACTGACCTTCACAAGGTAGGGccgtaggggtaaggtctgcattgACACCACTCTCCCCAAAcaccacttgtgggattacactggattTGTTGCTGTTACCTTTTCTACTGCAGGCTGATTAAGCATGTGCAGACAACTATGTTTAAGAGCCGCCAGCGCCGAAATGTTTTTATGGTTTATTATAGTTGATTCTAGCTAGAAAACTCTTGGCGAGAGTCTGTCTAGTGACAAATCAGGGAAATCAATGTCTATACCTTTTAGAAGGTCACATGGGAGGCTCTACAGAAACCCCTACTGTCATTAGTCAAGAAAGAATTCAACCCAGAGAAAGCAATATCATGGTTATTGCTTTGAGTATCTGAAATGTGTATCAAGTCTGATGTACCTTTCAAGTATTTGATATGGATCGACAACCAGCTCAAGTTTTGCATCAATCCATAGAGAATAACGAGCGTTGGGAAAAAGCCTGTGAAGCAGAAGCTTTGGAACCTGAAATGTCAACAAATACAAATTAGTCGGAGAATTTTACATATGATACCAGTCTGGGTAGGTGAAGCACTCAGCTAATCATGCCAATGAATGGTTCTCAGGTACTGAAAATCTTCTCAATTATCAGGTAATAATTTCATGAGCGCAGAAGAATAATGATTGATCAAAAAAGTTAAATTGGATACTGAAACAACAAATGACGTCAAGCAAAACAAAGTTAGAAAACAATATAGCCTTATCGCACCCAAGGGTGAGGGTTGGCCGTCAATGAAGTGGGTAAAAAGCCATGGGAGgctaggatttaaatcccaactGAAATAAAACACGCTATGGGTTCAATTCTTCCCATCTGCCTATGCTTTGGTAGGAAGAGTTACCCGATACCTGTGTTGCGGGAGGTAGCAAGCACCCGGTGGAATAGTCAAGGTGCGCCTAAGCTAGGGTGGACACCACCATTATCAAAAAAGAAATACAACATAGCCTCGTCACTTCAATCCAAGTAGAAAATGCAAAGCTGTCCTACTAAAAGGCAACTGTGCAGATGAAAATAGAGGAGAAGTTTGAGCGAGAATTCACATAAAGCACTCACGGAAATCCTGAAATCAGAATCAAGCTCAATCACCAATCTGATTCAGTAAAAATCTCCGTGTCCGTGCTGTATTTCCATCAAAAGGGTCAATTTCCTAATACCAACCTAAACAAAATTATTTAAAGGCTCTCTATTCTTGAAAATTCCAGGAGGCAGCGAATAAGAGAATACAAGTACTGAATAGAACTTATAGAGTGCTAGATGAGAACTGTGAAAAAGAAAGACTAGTTTGCATTTAAATTGCTACAGGAAGTAACCACATAAAGCATTGCCTACTCTTTTTCTAAAAAGGAGTAAGTAAAACGGAAGAACTTAACATTAACAAGTAGTCATATTTGACATCACATAAAGTATCATTGCCAAAAGCAAAAGGATAATTGCCTTCTGCAGCAAGATTATCAGTAAGAAATCCATGAAACACGCTAATTTTGTAAAATCTCATAAGTTATCACGCATTGCATTTTTATACTAGCTCATATggcaacaaaaaaacaaaaagaagaacagGACTATAGGCCAGGGTTTGAAAGGAAAACCTCAATCCGCATGTAGATGGGGACTGAGAAACAGTGGCcgagccaggattttcactaagggggttcaaaatataaaaaagtaacatacgaagaagcctaagggggttcaacatctactatatatacataaaaaaaaaaaattaaccatgTAAACACAGTGTTTTTTTTTccgccgaagggggttcggatgaacaccctcggccctatgtggctccgccactgctgaGAAAGGGATTCAAACTTCAGAGATGAATAGAAAAAATAATTGTGTACACAAAGCAGACAAAAGGATAAGGAGGTAGATGAAATGCACTTGTCAGAAGTTTAAGGGACAGAATTTTCCATTCATATACAacttgcatatggtattcatcgacctagaaaaggcttacgataaagttccaagagaaatcctatggagatgtttggaggctaaaggtgtacctgtagcatgcattagggtgatcaaggacatgtatgaggaagccaaaactagagtaaggacagtaggaggggactcagagcactttccagttgtgatggggttgcattaaggatcagctcttagttcgtttttatttgccttggtgatggatagattgacgcgacaaattcaaggtgaggtgccatggtgtatgcttttcgcggacgacatagtcctgatcgatgagactcgtagcggagttaacgctaagctggaggattggagacataccttggagtctaaaggatttaagctgagtaggaccaagacagagtacttagagtgtaagttcagtgagacaccccaggaagttggcgtggaagttaggcttggtgctcaggccatccaaaagaaaagtagtttcaagtaccttgggtctatcatgcaaggcagcggggagattgacgatgatgtcacacatcgtattggggtagggtggatgaaatggaggctagcttcaggagtgctatgtgacaagaaggtgccaccacaactgaagggcaagttctacagagtggtggttagaccggctatgttgtatggggcggagtgttggccagttaagatctctcacgttcaaaagatgaaagttgccgagatgagaatgttgagatggatgtgtgggcacactaggagcgacaggattagaaatgaggctattcgggataaggtgggagtggcctcggtggaagacaagatgcgggaaatgcgactgagatggtttgggcatgtgaagaggagagacatagatgccccagtgcggaggtgtgagaggttagccatggatggtttcagaagaggtaggggtaggccaaagaaatattggggagaggtgattagacaggacatgacgcagttacagcttaccgaggatatgaccttagataggaaggtgtggaggacccacattagggtagaaggctagtatataagtctcgttatctttccttattagtaggcgcattagcgcattataatttcttgtgctttgatttatgttattatttgctactttctgtactttgattactctattttatctgtgccgctttcgtgatttgcatttccatatcgctttgaattccttgattatcctgttttactgtgtcgcttgcattatttcattgcaatatcgttttaaatcttttaaccttatctgaccccctttttatgcttctattgagccgagggtctctcggaaacagtcatcctaccttggtaggagtaaggtctgcgtacattataccctccccagaccccaagatgtgggatttcactgggctgttgttgttgttgttgtatacaatCTGTTAAGTATATTTTGATCAAGTAAGAAAAACTGTACAGTGGTTGAATCTAATGTGAACAAAGTCTGTTGAGTAATACAGAGAATCAAAGGCCTTTCACCAACtaataattcttgaaaatttcAACTACTAATATAGGTGATGTATCATTGAGAATACCAACCTTTCCATTTCGCCTCGGATCATCATAAGGTAGGTTATGAACAATGACAATTCTCCATAAGCCAATTCTCATGGTACCATCTAGCTCACTAGAGTTTCTTAAGAAAACTTCTGTTTCTTCATCCACAAGCATGTGGAAGCAGACATTTTTTGTGGCATATTCGCTGATATTTTTTGGTTGCCTTATCAAATCAAAAGCTCCTGTCCAAGAATGTACTTGTTACAAATTATAGCCAGCAGATTCAACAAGAACTGCGACAGCACGTGAACtgaaagatcaaataccaaataTTGCTGATGCCACAACGACACCTCGACAAGATTCCATTGCATGAAGGTCAGAATCATCAATGTCAAAACCTGTTTGATGTCCAGGCCTGATTCCTCTAACAAATCTATCGCATGGATTTGCAGCAGAAATAAACACAAATGATACAAAGTGAGAGATATTGTGAAACATGCAATTATTTACAAAACTATCCATCACACTCTCGGGTTCTTGAATTAAAAGCGTCTTTCGAGTCTTTTGTTTATGAATGAGGAACTCAAGTTTTTTTTTAATAGGTAGGGGTGCTTTTGAGATTAGTGTTAATGACAGTAATTTTAAAAGCCCCAAGTTTAGTTATTTACACAAAGCCTCTACCTCTCCCACCCTTCCCCCTCCCCTTTCCCGGGGGagcaggaggaggaggaggaggagtcTTTTTATAAAAAAACTCAAAATTTTAATCTTCACCCCCTAAGTTTTTAGTAGTTATAATCAGGCCCATTTTCACTAAATCTCAGTTAACCTGGTCAaagtcatttttttatttttttttaaattcaagaGTTGAGAGGTCCCTTGAGTTAAATTGTCTCCAGTATCTTATAGATGAAGCCAAAAGGcaaaattcttaaaaaaaaaattaaaaaaaaaaaaaaaatatatatatatatatatagaagcgGTGGATGACGCTTAATATTATAAAAGAATTGCCCAGGTGGAAAAAATATCATACCCACAGTGCACACTCATGGACTCTCTTACATCATATGAATCATTCCTCTGCATCAGTGATGGATATCCTCCAAACTCGGGTTTCCCTGAATTTTCTTCATGAATGTAAGTCAAATTGCTAACCCCAGGAGAAAAGGATGGTGCATCAGGCATTAATGCAATAGCTTGTTCAACAGGAAGATAGCATACTGGACATGCTGAAAGAATGTAAACATACAGTTCAGAATCAGACAGTACGTCAGAGAGAAATTTTGACAGCACGATGACATACTTAAAATCTTATTGTTGGTAAGTGTACGACAGATTTAAACTTACGCCTTGGTCCCGTCCTCTTTTTATCTGCTGGCGGGGGTGGCAACGTGAAGCCTTCACATGGATTCCCAGGAGGAAGAGTGTATCCTTTAAAGTATACAGGACGAGGAGGAGGAAGAGGTTGGACAGTTACTGCCCTTTGTCCAACATTAGTTCTTGTGGAGGCATTAAGTTCTTGTGCATCTTCACCTATGAAAGAGTTGAAATTGGAGAGGTTGTCAGAAGCCAAAAACGAAGATAACAGAAGGGCACTGTCATATACTATAACCCACATATGGAACAGCAAAATCAAAGCAATTATTTAGCCATGACCAAGAGGAAGATTAAAAAATGTGCTATGTTAGTTGATAATCTTCCAGTGTAAACTAGACATAATCAGGAAATTTCCTAATGATGAAAAGCCTAATCAGAGCTAAAGCTAAATTCCAT
Encoded here:
- the LOC132631329 gene encoding probable hexosyltransferase MUCI70, producing the protein MFKEKEGLFPGIHKFAPRKKVGMLLLCAVSLAVFLWVLFVDKGEDAQELNASTRTNVGQRAVTVQPLPPPRPVYFKGYTLPPGNPCEGFTLPPPPADKKRTGPRPCPVCYLPVEQAIALMPDAPSFSPGVSNLTYIHEENSGKPEFGGYPSLMQRNDSYDVRESMSVHCGFVRGIRPGHQTGFDIDDSDLHAMESCRGVVVASAIFGAFDLIRQPKNISEYATKNVCFHMLVDEETEVFLRNSSELDGTMRIGLWRIVIVHNLPYDDPRRNGKVPKLLLHRLFPNARYSLWIDAKLELVVDPYQILERFLWRKNASFAISRHYRRFDVFVEAEANKAAAKFDNASIDYQVQFYKKEGLTPYSTAKLPITSDVPEGCVVVREHIPISNLFACLWFNEVDRFTPRDQISFAIVRDKIMSKTNWTVNMFLDCERRNFVIQGYHRDILEHWAPPPPPGATEIVHPPPPVANETIQTSGNVTASRSITESLKKVPSRRGRERKSKCHRKVIGS